The DNA window CGCCAAGCGCAAATCCTTCTGGTAGATTGAGTCCCATATCAGCAGCAAATGTAGTTAAGATGTTTGGCACCAAGCTTGATTATATTTTAGATGGCGGGAGATGCGAGGTAGGAATTGAATCAACAGTAGTTGAGGTTTCAGAAGAAGAACTAACAGTCCTCCGCTATGGTGCAATTACAGTCGAAGACTTACTGACTATAGTTCCAGAAGTGAAAATACCTGGCAATGATGAATCTATCAAATCGCCCGGGATGCTATTGAAGCATTACTCCCCAACTTGCCCAATTCGCTTTGGTTTAGAGACCCACAAAGAAGGAGAGGCATTACTTGCCTTTGGTGATATCAGCAAACTAAAACATGATTTCAAGCTAGTAAAGAACTTAAGTGAAAGAGCAAATTTAGAAGAAGCTGCAACCAATTTATTTAAAATGATCCATGAGCTTGAAGAAGCTGGCGTTAGCGGTATCTCCGTCATGAACATCCCTCAAACTGGCATCGGCAGATCAATCAATGATAGGTTATCAAGAGCAGTCAATGCGCATCATTACTCCGAATGACACTTATCACATTACGTTTATATAATATTATAATATGTAGCAAATTATACTAGAATGTTTTACCAAGCAATACAAGAGCTAACAAAATTGGTTAAGTTCGAAGGCTTAAATCCTAATGATAGAGAGGATTTGGATCGTTGTTCAAAAGCCAACATTAGACCTGTTTCGAAACGAAGTTTCGATGTACAGGTCGCTTTAAAAAAGGTAGCAACCGCGCTGAATGCGCGTGTTGCCTTTGGAGATAATTCCGACTTTCAAAACAAGTCTAATGAATGAAGTAATTCAAGAAATTTTTGTTGCTTTTTTAAATCTGACAAAAATGGTTTCAAAAATGCTAAAATATTCTCTTATGAAAAAAAATATTTTATAGTTTATTAGCCCTTACATTATTCACTTCTCCTGTTCTTGCAAAAGACAAAGGAGTTGTTAAATTTGGTTCAATCAAATTTAATAGTGTTAGTGGTAAGTCAGGTGCTTCAATACTTGCAACGACAGTTGGCGACAAAGTTCAAATTACAGTTGGCGGAACCTCTGGTATCTGATTTAATTGATACTCTAGAAAAAGGTGACAGACTTGATGTTTCAGCTACAGGTGATAGCGTTCAAGACGGAACAGCTAATGTGCTTTTCTTAGGAACCAAGATCAAGATCAATGGCTTCAATAGTTCTACGACAGGCGCTGCAACTAACAATGATAGTGAAGCAACTGGTAGCTTTAAAGTAGT is part of the Cyanobacteriota bacterium genome and encodes:
- a CDS encoding L-threonylcarbamoyladenylate synthase, yielding MILKVPQDLKTIVEILLAEKIMALPTETVYGLAGLASSETAIRQIYSIKNRPSINPLISHYANIEEIKKDVEVNTLAQLSYFNISPGPLTLVLNRKSGSRISELASAGLKTAAVRIPNHKICLEVLNAIQAPIVAPSANPSGRLSPISAANVVKMFGTKLDYILDGGRCEVGIESTVVEVSEEELTVLRYGAITVEDLLTIVPEVKIPGNDESIKSPGMLLKHYSPTCPIRFGLETHKEGEALLAFGDISKLKHDFKLVKNLSERANLEEAATNLFKMIHELEEAGVSGISVMNIPQTGIGRSINDRLSRAVNAHHYSE